Sequence from the Streptomyces peucetius genome:
CTGTCCCGGTACGGCGCCGCGCGGGTGGGGAAGCTGGCGCTGGTCGCCTCGACCACGCCGTTCCTGCTGCGCGCCCCGGACAACCCGGACGGCCTGGAGATGGCGCTGTTCGAGGAGATCGAGACGGCCATCCGTGCCGACCGGGCCGCCTGGCTGAGATCACTGACCTGGCCGTTCTTCGCCGGCCCCGAGGCGGATCCGGCGAGCACGCCGCTCTCGTCCCGACTGGCCGAGTGGCTGACGGACCTGGCCATGGACACCTCGCCGCGGGCCGCCACGGAGATCTACCGCACGCTGTTCACCACCGACCAGCGAGCGGAGACGGCGGCCGTCCGGGTGCCCACCCTGGTCGTCCACGGCACCGCCGATCTCGGGGCGCCGTATCCGCTGTGCGGTCCCCGCACCGCGGAGCTCGTTCCCGGCAGCACCCTGCTGACCTACGAGGGCGCGGCCCACGGCCTGTTCGCCACCCACGCCGACCGTCTGAACGCGGACCTGCTGGCCTTCGCCAAGCAGTGACCGCGAGGGCGGCGCCTCCCGTGTGGCCGCCGCCCGGCCCGCGCCCTGCCCTCCCCTCGCTCCCACTCCCGAGCCACCTCGCACACGTGTCTCACACGCCCGCGGACCGGGGCGCTGGGGCGCGGCTCCGGGCGCGGCACCGGGAGCCCCGCCGGGGGTGCCGCGGCGCCCGGCCCGGCGCACCGCGGGCGTCCGCGGCGGGCCGGGCGTGCCCTCGGCCCCGCGTCCCAGTGCCCGGCGTGTCCCTGTCCTGCCTCCCCTGCCCGTGCGCCTCGTCGGCGTCAGCCGCACGTCAGCGCCGTGACAGCGGTCGGCGGCAGAGTCGACGTCGTGGGCCCGGAGCCGCAGGCGCGGCCCCGGCCCCGGACCCGCCGGCACCGTCCGACGAAGGAGTACGCCCGCATGGCAGATACAGCAGCCCCGGTCCCGACCCGGGCACTGGTCCTGGCCAACCCGGCCTCCGGCAGCCACAGCCCGGAACTGGTGGAACAGGTGCGCCAGTTGTGCGACTCGTACCTGGAGCGCACCGAGGTGTACCCGACCACCGGACCGGGTGACGCCACCGTCGCGGTGCGGAGGGCCCTCGAACGGCACACCGGCGCCCCCGACCTGGTCGTCGTCATCGGCGGCGATGGCACCGTCCGGGAGGCCGTCCAGGGCCTGGTGCCCGCCTCCGGGCGCGCCACGCTCGCGGTGGTGCCCGGCGGCACCGGCAACTCCGGCTACAAGATGCTGTGGGGCGACCGCCCCTGGACGGAGTCCCTCAAGGCGATCCTCACCGACTCCGGCATCGGCGGCAGCGCCCGCCCTCGCCGCCTGGACCTGGCCCGTCTCGCCGAGACCCGTCAGTACGTCTACCTGGGTGCCTGCTCCGGTGTGATCGCCGACGCGCTGATCACCGCCCGCGACCTGCCGCTGACCGGCCGCGAGCGGTACGCTCGCGCCTTCGCCGACACCGCCGCGGGCTACGCGCCGTACCCGGGCCGGGTCACCGTCGACGGGCGGGTCGTGCACGAGGGCCCGACCGTCCTCGCGAACGTCGGCGGCGGCCCCTACCGCGGCGGCCGGTTCAACGTCCTGCCCGACTCGCTGCTCGACGACGGCCTGCTCGACGTCTGCGTCATCGGCGACGGGATCGCCGCGGCCGACGTGCCGCGGCTGACTCTGACTGCCGCCCACATCGGCCACCCCGCCACGTGGTACGCGCGCGGCCGGACCATCACCGTGGAGCGCACCGACGGCCGCCGGCTGCCGCTGGAGCACGACGGCGAGTACCAGCACGGCATCGGCTCCACGGCCACCTTCGAGGTCCTCCCCGGCGCCCTCCCCGTGTGGGCCCCGGCCCCGGACCGCCCCGAGACCCCCTGAGACATCCAGAACCCCCGTCGTACCGCACGCCTGGCGACGGTACGTCGGGTCAGCCGCACCAACGGAAACGAGGAGAACACACATGAGCGACCTGACCACCACCGTCGACCGCTACCTGGCCATCTGGAACGAGGCGGACGCCGACAAGCGCGCGGCGGCCATCGCCGAGCTGTTCACCGCCGACGCCCCGTACATCGACCCGCTCGCCGCCGTCGAGGGCCACGAGGGCTTCGGCGCGGTGGTGGCGGGCGCCCGCGAGCAGTTCAAGGGCCTGACCTTCGAACTGCACGGCACGGTCGACGCCCACCACAACCAGGCCCGGTTCCAGTGGGGCCTGGTCACCGAGCCCGGCGCCGAGCCCATCGCGATCGGTTTCGACGTCCTGGTCGCCGACGAGGCGGGCCGCATCAAGGCCGTCTACGGCTTCCTGGACAAGGTGCCGGCCGCCTGAACCCCTCCCCGCGGCGGCGGGAGCACCGTCGGCCGGTGCTCTCGCCGCCGCTTCCTCCCGCCCGGAGTGACCAGCCGCCGACCACGGCACGCCCCGGCCGGCGTACGGCAAGAGAGGTGCCTCGCGCCATGACGGCAGTACTCGGTGAGAGCGTGGCCAGGGCGCTGTGCGACGACTGGGGGAGCACGGCGCCCAGGCGCCCTCGCCGACCCACCGACACCCCGCTGCGTGAACTGTCCCAGTGGGCGGCGACGCTGCGCCCCGAGCACATCCCGTGCCGGGTGCTGAAGCTCGCCGCCAGTCAGGTGCTCTCGCAGGCCGCATCCATCAGGGCCGGGCTCCAGCACCCGCTGGGACGGCGGCTGGTGGCGGCCTTCGGGCACCCGATGCAGCGCGACCCGCGCACCGCCGCGGGCGTCTTCGCCGCCCTCGGGTCCTGGCTCAACCTCGACGACACCGCCTACGCCGGACACCTGTCGAACTCCACCGTCGCGGTACCGCTCGCCTTCGCCTACACCCGCCGGCTCGACGGGCTGTCCCTGCTGACCGCCGTCGTCGCGGCCAACGAGTGCGCGGCCCGCATCACCGCCTCGGCCACCCTCGGCCCGCTGCGCGGCCAGAGCGCCGTGCACACGCACCTGGCGGGCGCGGTGGCCGGCCGGCTGCACTGCGACCGGGCCCCGGCCGCGCTCTTCGAGAACGCCTTCGGGCTGGCCTTCGCCATGCCCAACTGGCCCCTGATGCGCGCTTTCCTGGCCAGCGACGCCCGTCTGTTCAACACCTTCACCCCGGTGCGCACCGCCATGGACGCCTGCGACGCGGCGTACGCGGGGCTGCGCGGCGCTCCCGACATCGTCGAGCACGAGGACGGCTTCCTCGCCCGGTTCGCCACCGTGCCGCTGCCGCAGGCGGTGGCCAAGGGACTGGGCCGGCGCTGGCACACCGACACGCTTTCCTTCAAGATGCACCCCGGCGGGCCGGGCATCGACGCGGCTGTGGACTGCGCCGCCGAGATCCACCGGGAACTGGGCGGCCTGCGGCCCGAGGACGTGGCCGAGGTGGTCGTCGAGGCGTCCCTGTACACCCTCTTCGCCGGTGAGCGCGCAGCCCGGTACGTCAACGGTCCGGGCTCCCCGCTTGGCGCCCTGGTCCTCGACGTGCCCTACCCCGTCGCGACCACCCTGCTCACCGGCGAGTTCACCGTGGACGACTTCTCCTCCCCGCACCTGGACGACCCGGCCCGCTGGGCGCTGGCCCGGCGGGTGCGCCTGGAGCACGACACCGAGATGACGCGCGAACTGTTCCTGTCCGACGCCCCGTTCGGCGAGGCGGTACGGGAGGCGGGGGACCGTGCCGTGCCGTGGCTGCGCGGCTTCGGCGGGGACGAGCTGGTCGACCTGCTGGGCCCGCTGAGCGCCGACGACCGGGACTTCTCCCGCGCCGCGAAGGCCACCGGTGCCCGGGTCACCGTCCGGCTGACCGACGGCCGTACGGTGTCGCGGACCCGGCTGATTCCGGTCGGTGCGGCCGGCCCGGAGACCCGGGTCCGGCACGCGGACCTGGTGCGGGAGAAGTTCCTGTCGGTCGGCGGCCCGCACGAGGTGTCCGACAGCGTGGACCGGCTGCACCGCATGCGTCCGGGCGCCCTGCGTCGCTGGATAGAGGCCGCCTTCCTGGACTGAACCGTCCGGCCCGCCGCCGGACGGCGTGACGTTGTGGCGACCGGAGCGGTTCACCGGCTCCCGCCACACCTTCCCGGCCACACGGTCCTACCGCGCCGGCACCGACAGCAGGGCGAAGGCGTCGAGGATCTCCTCGACCCGCTCTACGATGTCGGCCCGGTCGTTCTGCACCCAGGAGATGTGCTGGGCGCCGAACAGGGCGGAGACCAGGACCCTGGCCAGGGCCTCGGGCACCGCGCTCTCCGGCAGCCGGCCCGCGGCCCGGCACTCCTGGAGGAGTTCGACGATCAGTGACGTGAAACCGACGTACGGGACCGGCATCTCCGCCTTGATGTAGGGACGTTCGATCTGCAGGCGCGCCCCCGCCTTGACGTAGACGTCGTCGCGGAACCCGCCCGCGGTGCGCAGCAGCACGTCCACCACCGTCGAGGGCGAGGAGTGGTCGCCATCGAGCGCGGGAGAAACGATTTCGTTGAGCCTGCGGTAGAACTCCTCCGTCACGGCGACCGCGAGGGCCTCCTTGTTGGAGAAGTGGAAGTACACCGCCCCCTTGGTCATCTCCGCGCGGTCGGCGATGTCCTTGATGGTGACGTTCGGGTAGCCGTGCCGGGCGAAGACCTCCGCGGCCGCGTCGAGGATGGTGCGCCGGGTGCGGATGGCGCGCTCCTGCTTGAGGTGCGAGGTGTCGTCGACCGAGGTGCCGCCGGAGATGTGCGAGGTCTGTGTCGCGTCGCTGTGTTCGCTCATGACGTCCATTCGTGCCGTGCCGTCCGCTGCTTTCGGTGGCTGGTTCGTGGGGGGACTGGGCCGGGGCACGTGCGGACGCTTCGCGGGTTTCGCCCCTCTGACCAGCAGGGGTGACCGATCATCCGCCGTGCTCCGCCCGAGGCTTGCAAAATACCTTCCCAAAGGTATATTAATTACGTGCCGAAGGGCGCCGCACGTCTGTTAGTTCGCATGGTCCTGGTTCTTCCAGTACGGGGGAGGCGAATCCCAGATGTCAGTCCTGCTCAATCATCCCAGCATCCCTCAGGCGTCAGCAATGGCCCACGCCTGTGATTCGTTGAGCTTTGCACGTCCCGTGACGCGTGAGCTGGTGCACCGCAGCTCCGTCGCGGAGGTGTTCGTCACCGACGGCGCCCGTGTCGGTGACCGCGAGTTCGTCGTCGCCGCCCAGTGGCCGCGCGACCACGCGCTCTACCACCCGGACGAGAACGGTCTGAGCGATCCCCTGCTGTTCGCGGAGACCCTGCGTCAGGGGATGGTCTACGTCGCCCACCGGCACTGCGGTGTGCCGCTCGGCCGGCGCTTCGTCGGCCGTGACATCGACTTCGAGATCACCGACCCCGTCACCCTGCGGGTCGAGGGCGTACCGCTCTCGGTGTTCCTGGTGGGCGAGTGGACCTGGGACGGCGACGACGCGCGGGGCAGGAGCGGGGCCCGGATGGACTTCCGGCTCGTCGTCGGCGGCCGCGCCTGCGGCTGGGGCACCATTAGCATGCTGATGGTGGACGAACGGCGCTACCGCCTGCTGCGCCGGCTCGGCGGCGGTGCCGCGGACGCGCCGGCCACCGTACCGGCGCGGACGGCCGCTTCCGGGGCGCCGCGAACGCCCCCGCACCGGGTGGGGCGGCTGCGCTGGCGGGACTGCGTCCTGGAAGAGGCCGCGAGGCCCGACGAGTGGCGGTTGCGCGTGGACCGCGACCACGCGGTGCTCTTCGACCACCCCACCGACCACATCCCGATGATGGTGATGCTGGAAGGCTTCCGCCAGCTCGGCCACCTCAAGGTGCACGACGCGTGCGGCGGCCCGTTCGCCGACCTCTCCTTCGCGCTGGCCCGGACCGCGGTGCAGTGCCTGGCCTTCGGCGAGTTCGACCGGCCCACCCGGCTGGTGGTCGAGGAGTGCGCGTCGGGCGCCCGTCCGCAGGAAACGTTTCAGCTGTCCGTCTCGGCGGTCCAGGGTGACACCGTACTGGCCCGCGCACGGACCGCCTGGGCCTGCGTGGGCACCCGCCCGGCGGCGGCCGTCCCGGCCTCCTGGTAGCGGCGGCCCACCGGCCCGGGCCCCGGGGCCGCACGGTCGTCGGAGCTCAGGCGGATGCGCGTGTCCCCATAACGCGCGTCAGCACGCCCCACATCGCGGCGACGCTGGGCCCGGGCCGGTCCGGGCCCGCGCAGGCGCCGGTCCACAGCGCGGTGCAGAACGCCGCGATGATGAGATCGGCCAGGGCGTCGGCCGGCGGTGCCTCGTCACAGTGCCGTCCCCGCTGCACCTCGCCCACGAGTTCGAGCGCGATGCCATGGGTGTCGCTCAGGAGAGGAGCCACCATGTCGGCCGCCCGAGCCGCCTCCACCTCCAGCCGCAGGGCCGCCTGCGCCCTGTGGTCGGTCTCGAAGAGCTGGCCGAGTCCGAGCACCAGGGCCTCCAGCCGGCTCGTGGCCGGCTCGGGCGAGGTCCTGGCCCCGTCCAGCAGCGTCCGCACGCTCCGGGACAGATGTTCCGTCAGCGCGGCGGCCAGCTTCTCCTTGCTGGAGAAGTGCCCGTACAGGGCGCCCTTGGTCAACCCGATCCGGTCGGCGATGCGCTGCAGGTTCGCGTTCACGTAGCCGTAGCGTGCGAACTCGTACGCAGCGGCGTCGAGGACGCGATCGTGCGTCCGAAGGGCACGCGCCTGCTTGACCACGCTGATCACCTCCTTCACCCCGGCCCGGTGGTGAAGGGCCGGCCAAGAAAAATTCGTTCCCGAACGAATTCTAGTCGTGGAGTAAAGGAGAGCGATAGGTGAACCGGCGTCAAATCTGCACAGGCCAGGGGGCACAGGGTGGCGCGCCGCGGGCGCGCGTACAGCTGGCGGGCGCCGTGGCCTCCGCCGCTGCACACGCGTCGGCGGTGGACGCCACCGGCCGGCTGTCCGCGGAGACCGTCGCGCTGCTGACCCGCGCCGGCTTTGCCCGTCACTTCGTGCCCGGGGTCTGGCACGGTACCGAGGGAACCTTCAGCGACCTCCTCGCCGAGGTGGCGGCCGTCGGCGAGGGGTGTGCGTCCGCCGCGTGGTGCGCCGCCCTGTGGGCGACCCACGGCAGATACGCCGCCCACCTGCCCCTCGAAGGGCAGCTCGACCTGTGGGGCCGATCGCCCGATGTGCGGATCGCCGCCGGACTACGGCCCTCCGGCTCGGCCGCCCGCTGCTCCGGAGGCTGGCTGCTCAGCGGCGCCTGGGAGTGCGTCAGCGGGATCGCGGACGCAGACTGGCTGCTGCTCGCGGCCCCGGAACCGGACGAACCGCGGTTACCCGGCGGCCGGTGCCGGCTCTTCGCCGTCCCCGCCGCCGAGATCCACGTACGGGAGACGTGGAGCAGCACCGGAATGCGCGGCACCGGCAGCCACACCGCGGTCCTCGACGGCCCGGTGGTGGTCCCCGACCACCGTACCTGCTCGCTGTCGGACGTGCTGGCGGGCTCTCCCGGGCCCGGACGGTCCCGCTGCCACACCGCCCCGGCGCACCTGGGGACGGGACTGCTGCTGTGCGCGCCCGCCCTCGGGGCGGCCCGCCACGCCCTACGGGAGTGGACCGCGTGGGCCGCGCGCAGGGGAGCCGGCCGGCCCTCGGAGCGCGCCACGCTCCAGCTGACGCTGGCGCAGTCGGCTGACGACATCGAGGCCGCCGAACTGCTGCTCGGGGACGCGGCGCTGCGGGCCGACTCGGGCACCCGCGCAGAGCGGGACGTGGCCCGCAACCGCCGGGTCGCGGCGGCCGCCGCACAGCACCTGGTCACCGCCGTCGAGCGGCTGTTCCGCGCGGCCGGAACCCACGCATGCGGCGGCCCCGGGCCGCTGGAGCGCACCTGGCGCGACGTCCACGTGCTGGCCGCGCACCAGGCCGTGCGCCGGGAGACCGCGGCGGCCCTGTACGCCGACTCGGTGTTC
This genomic interval carries:
- a CDS encoding alpha/beta fold hydrolase, translating into MPYVTTRDGTRLHCTDWGEGRPVVLLSAAMADSRMWEFQAPFLAGQGLRCVTYDRRGTGRSDVPWSGYDYDTLASDLADLLDHLDLRDVLLVGYAAGGGEAVRYLSRYGAARVGKLALVASTTPFLLRAPDNPDGLEMALFEEIETAIRADRAAWLRSLTWPFFAGPEADPASTPLSSRLAEWLTDLAMDTSPRAATEIYRTLFTTDQRAETAAVRVPTLVVHGTADLGAPYPLCGPRTAELVPGSTLLTYEGAAHGLFATHADRLNADLLAFAKQ
- a CDS encoding diacylglycerol/lipid kinase family protein; this encodes MADTAAPVPTRALVLANPASGSHSPELVEQVRQLCDSYLERTEVYPTTGPGDATVAVRRALERHTGAPDLVVVIGGDGTVREAVQGLVPASGRATLAVVPGGTGNSGYKMLWGDRPWTESLKAILTDSGIGGSARPRRLDLARLAETRQYVYLGACSGVIADALITARDLPLTGRERYARAFADTAAGYAPYPGRVTVDGRVVHEGPTVLANVGGGPYRGGRFNVLPDSLLDDGLLDVCVIGDGIAAADVPRLTLTAAHIGHPATWYARGRTITVERTDGRRLPLEHDGEYQHGIGSTATFEVLPGALPVWAPAPDRPETP
- a CDS encoding nuclear transport factor 2 family protein → MSDLTTTVDRYLAIWNEADADKRAAAIAELFTADAPYIDPLAAVEGHEGFGAVVAGAREQFKGLTFELHGTVDAHHNQARFQWGLVTEPGAEPIAIGFDVLVADEAGRIKAVYGFLDKVPAA
- a CDS encoding MmgE/PrpD family protein yields the protein MTAVLGESVARALCDDWGSTAPRRPRRPTDTPLRELSQWAATLRPEHIPCRVLKLAASQVLSQAASIRAGLQHPLGRRLVAAFGHPMQRDPRTAAGVFAALGSWLNLDDTAYAGHLSNSTVAVPLAFAYTRRLDGLSLLTAVVAANECAARITASATLGPLRGQSAVHTHLAGAVAGRLHCDRAPAALFENAFGLAFAMPNWPLMRAFLASDARLFNTFTPVRTAMDACDAAYAGLRGAPDIVEHEDGFLARFATVPLPQAVAKGLGRRWHTDTLSFKMHPGGPGIDAAVDCAAEIHRELGGLRPEDVAEVVVEASLYTLFAGERAARYVNGPGSPLGALVLDVPYPVATTLLTGEFTVDDFSSPHLDDPARWALARRVRLEHDTEMTRELFLSDAPFGEAVREAGDRAVPWLRGFGGDELVDLLGPLSADDRDFSRAAKATGARVTVRLTDGRTVSRTRLIPVGAAGPETRVRHADLVREKFLSVGGPHEVSDSVDRLHRMRPGALRRWIEAAFLD
- a CDS encoding ScbR family autoregulator-binding transcription factor, whose translation is MSEHSDATQTSHISGGTSVDDTSHLKQERAIRTRRTILDAAAEVFARHGYPNVTIKDIADRAEMTKGAVYFHFSNKEALAVAVTEEFYRRLNEIVSPALDGDHSSPSTVVDVLLRTAGGFRDDVYVKAGARLQIERPYIKAEMPVPYVGFTSLIVELLQECRAAGRLPESAVPEALARVLVSALFGAQHISWVQNDRADIVERVEEILDAFALLSVPAR
- a CDS encoding ScbA/BarX family gamma-butyrolactone biosynthesis protein encodes the protein MTRELVHRSSVAEVFVTDGARVGDREFVVAAQWPRDHALYHPDENGLSDPLLFAETLRQGMVYVAHRHCGVPLGRRFVGRDIDFEITDPVTLRVEGVPLSVFLVGEWTWDGDDARGRSGARMDFRLVVGGRACGWGTISMLMVDERRYRLLRRLGGGAADAPATVPARTAASGAPRTPPHRVGRLRWRDCVLEEAARPDEWRLRVDRDHAVLFDHPTDHIPMMVMLEGFRQLGHLKVHDACGGPFADLSFALARTAVQCLAFGEFDRPTRLVVEECASGARPQETFQLSVSAVQGDTVLARARTAWACVGTRPAAAVPASW
- a CDS encoding TetR/AcrR family transcriptional regulator; this translates as MVKQARALRTHDRVLDAAAYEFARYGYVNANLQRIADRIGLTKGALYGHFSSKEKLAAALTEHLSRSVRTLLDGARTSPEPATSRLEALVLGLGQLFETDHRAQAALRLEVEAARAADMVAPLLSDTHGIALELVGEVQRGRHCDEAPPADALADLIIAAFCTALWTGACAGPDRPGPSVAAMWGVLTRVMGTRASA
- a CDS encoding acyl-CoA dehydrogenase family protein, encoding MNRRQICTGQGAQGGAPRARVQLAGAVASAAAHASAVDATGRLSAETVALLTRAGFARHFVPGVWHGTEGTFSDLLAEVAAVGEGCASAAWCAALWATHGRYAAHLPLEGQLDLWGRSPDVRIAAGLRPSGSAARCSGGWLLSGAWECVSGIADADWLLLAAPEPDEPRLPGGRCRLFAVPAAEIHVRETWSSTGMRGTGSHTAVLDGPVVVPDHRTCSLSDVLAGSPGPGRSRCHTAPAHLGTGLLLCAPALGAARHALREWTAWAARRGAGRPSERATLQLTLAQSADDIEAAELLLGDAALRADSGTRAERDVARNRRVAAAAAQHLVTAVERLFRAAGTHACGGPGPLERTWRDVHVLAAHQAVRRETAAALYADSVFADFEGRPEQAAGPAAAPRFVAHSAPAEVVAGVH